TACTGCCTGGtctctgtgctgaggactgtCTTTACTGCCTGGtctctgtgctgaggactgtCTTTACTGCCTGAtctctgtgctgaggactgtCTTTACTGCCTGGTCTCCGTGCTGAGGTCTATCTTTACTACCTGGtctctgtgctgaggactgtCTTTACTACCAGATCACTGTGTTGAGGTCTGTCTTTACTGCCTGGTCCCTGTGCAGAGGACCGTCTTTACTACCAGATCACTGTGCTGAGGACTGTCTTTACTGCTTGATCTCTGTGCTAAGATCTGCCTTTGCTGGATGATCTCTGTGCTGCATTCTCTGTGGTCCTGCTGCAGTGCCCAActgtagccccccccctccccccaagtgcTGCAGCAGCAAACAGATCATTGCTCACCACCAGAGCAGAAGGGAGTACTAGGATATATTTTCAGGGGAGCCTATTGTGACACAGAGATGACAGAGGGCGATAGTGAGCTGGGACACTGAGCTGACACAGCTGTGGGTAACGGGAGACGTCTGCTGTGCTCTACCAGGCTGTGGGAAAATTTATGCTGCCAGCCCTCagattacaaataaataaatggcaaataaagtatTATTACATTTCTGGAGCCTTTGACAACATGGTTGGGGCTCAGAGTTTAAGCGGCAAGTGAGACCCAGAACCTTATGAGTGACCTGatgtttcaaaataaaagcaaccATTTTTGCGTCTTTGTCAGCGGTAAACAGATTATAAACATCCCGTCTATGCTAGCAGAAGCCATTTCTAAATCCCTGTTTATTTTGCCTGAGATAGAGGAAATTGTTTAAACTAAATGCAGACTTATCACAGTCTGTAAAAGTTCATTACGGGTAGTTACACATTGAATAAAATATATCTGCATAACCAACGTCTTTGCAAGGACGTGAATAATAAAGGAAACTGGACAGCTGGGGATCAAAGGATGGGTTTTTAATGGGCTGCATCTGGTATGTAGGGTGATGATGGAGGTGGGGAGTCACAGCATGCGCTCTGGAGCATCACAGTGGTGACAGATGTGGAGTCACAGTGTGGACAAACATGGAGAATCGCAGAGTGCATGCATGTGGCAAGACAGAGTGACAGTGTGGACAGATGTGGAGTCACAGTGTGGACAGATGTGCAGAGACAGTATGGAGAGAATGTATTTGAAGTGTGTTAGTCTGGATAGATGTGGACAGACTTGGAGAGTCTCAGTGTGGACAGGGCTAGTGTTTGAGACCTATGAGCTCATGAGTTCCATATATGATTCATTATTGTTCTTTGCTCTGGAACTTTCTTTTTCACTGGCACGTGCAAAAACATCTGTCTGTCAGTCCTCACACACCATAGGGCTCGGATGAGGCGACGTGTCCCCCTGAAGAAAGAAACTGGCTTTAGGCAAAATCCCAGTTAAAAAAAGTTCCCAGTTCAAATTCACCTACGTTCATATTGTTGATTTTTAACACAATTATGATAGTATGGAAGAATACCTAAGGAAACAGACCAAAAATTCAAATGTCTTAGTTGATAAGATTTAACAAATAACTCTTGTTTTTCGCATcttaagagtcattttctaattgGACAGTGGCGCTGAATGTTCGtaacaaaatgtatttttgtcagACAAAACGCGGGGCCGCAGCGTTTTTTGCAAACGCAGTTTATCTTCTAGTTGGAATTAATGAGTTATTAATTCCGGATTTTTTTGAGCGTGTGAAAACTGCCTCGACGCTCAAGCCGGAGGTGTGTGCGCCGCCTGGTCTGACACGGGAGAAATTAGAAAGGGGGCGGGAATCGATAACTAACCGCGCCGCGCAGCCGACCGGTCTGCCCGTGATCGATGCGCCGATGCGGGGGCGATCTGATATCTGGTGCGGCACAACGTACCCTCTCCCGCACAGGCCGGGCTACTGCGGGTAAGAAACAAAGCATGTCAGCCACTCTTGCCGGCCACCCCTTCGGTTAATGAGCACAAATTGATagccacgcacacacagacgcacttaGGCACAGGGGGCCGAGGCTAAGGCTTCCTTTAAATCAGTTAACCTTTAAATCAGCTTTTATTTAAATCACCCCTCAATGCGAGGGAACATCGGAAGTCAGCATAATTTTAAAACTACAATAAAAGTTTACACGACTACCGTGTCCGGCTTTAATTATCCCCTGTACATTTTGATGGCTGGTAGCCTATGTGACAAGTATAGTTTTCCCAGCCGCTAAGATTAATCTTTATGAAAGGTTTTAATGCAAATGTACAGCAGGCACCGGTGTTAGTACTCAGCACGGCCATAAATCCGTTACTTCGCCGTAATGATCCGCATTACTATAACAACACAACTACTATGAATACTGAATACAAATGTTCATTATTCACCGAGATTGCTTTGGAGTTTGGATTGTCCCCAATAACGCTGAGAGCTGCGTTTAACGTTAACGCACATCTCTGCTTTAGAAAACCTATAGGTGATCTGTTGTGGTATTTTTGTAGTCCCGTCATTAAGTAGGTCTACGTTAACAGGTGTTTACTATGTTTGGGACGGCAAAGTGAAAACCGTTATTTTCTACTAGCTTCACCCCAAAAGTCTCTGAAGGCTATTAACGTGCATTAACTAACGACTAGTAGGTGATTAAAAAGACAAACCGTGCGGTGAGCTTAGAACTGCTCGCCCGGCCGAGGCTCCCATTTCAAGTTAGGGCAGAAACGCAAAATAAGGAGCAGAAGGGGAAATGCGTCTTAATATGAAGTCAATATTGGCATGTCCTAATTAGAAATTTAATGTTAATTCGTAGCGCATCTCTCTATTGCACTTTTAGTCAGAAAAATACCTTCACGTCTGCCGTCattttctgtgcctgtgattgagaACTCGTCATGTTTTATTTCCTTTCGGCAGCATTTGTTTTGATGAATGTTTACTATATGATCTAAAATGTAACCTGCAGGATATTTCGTATGGTTAATTAAATTGAGTATTACCTTGTAATATTTTCGGTGACTTTGTAAAATGTAGCCCAAAGCAGAGATTTCACCGCGATCGATCAGCACACagtaaaccttttttttttcgcGTGTATGGAGACGGACACTAAGCTCGCTTATGCTGATATTTTTCGCCAGATGCGGATCTGCCTGTCGCCTGGGTATATTCAAGTTTATGTTCCGCTGTGTATTACAATTAAAGTTAATAACAGAATGCGTTGTGGTTTCCCATCTCTGCCTGCGGTTGCTGGGATTTAATTCTTTTTATTTGCCCTTTAACGTGCCTAGGTTGTAATTTGAAAACAGGTATTATAAACAAGGAGCACTGCTATTAAAATGTTACTCAAAGAAGCTTGTAGTTTTAAAACTCTCCGGTATCTTGCAGTGGGTGTGCTATtccgatttttttattttttattttttacaaacgCACCGTCTTTTTGCAGTGTAAACGAGGCCTACTGGGTTAGAATGTGTGAAAATAACAGCGAGTTCAGTTTTTAAACGATTTTTGTAAACGGGTTCAGTTAAATGGATCTGGAGGATCCCGTTTTACAAAAGTGTACGAAAACTCGCCATGACGCTCGCAACAAACGGCCGTCTCAATGTAAACTCGCATTATAATAGAAATTCGCTTAGAAGAAAGGAGAGGTTTTACTGCTTGAACAGAAATATTCATTCAATTTATGTTATTTAATCGAGGTTttaatgctgtttgttttcttaatACTGACCTGTTGAATGCTCTAAATATGCGTTTGTGTTATGTTATTCAGCACGATAGTGTTCAATAAGGTGTTTATTTTTACGCGTACACTCCTACAATTACCCTTACGGTCTCTACGAGAGACTGAGACGACAatattttggttttatttttgagtCGTGCGGGAAAGGAAGGCAATATCAGTCCATACCGGCAACCATGAATGTCTTCAGTTTCACAATTTTTGAGGGTTCGacgtatttttttatgtttgcaCCAGAACAAAAGGCGCCAAAACAGACATTTGATGCCCCCGCTGCTGCGCCTACTGCCGGGAACTGCAACTGTGATTTAGGGGAAGAGGGAAGGAACAGGTCCCTCTGTGGATTAATAGGCCTATTACCGCACGAAGGATCGGCACGGTTCCcactattataataataataacaacaacaataattaataataaatagatagataaataTATGCCTGTGTGCTATACATTTAACAGATTTCTATTTTTTGTCTGTTTTAAATGGACTATTTTGCGTTCTTTACATATTCCTTTGCAATGTATCATTTAATCTTTCGCCTCATTCAGTATATTCAGTATAAATCCATAGTTCCAAAGCTGGCCCGAACGGAGCACGGCTGGTACAGGGAGTGTTGGGTCTGTGCTAAAGGAGatgttcaccccccccccccccccttcctcctgGCTGCGTGTCGCTCTGAAGCGGTCGCACGCCTGTAGCCTTCCTACATCAACCATTAAACAAGCCATTATCGGACCCGTAATAAGCGATGACCTGCCAGATACGGACCAGGAAGGAGGCGAGGAGACAAGCGGCGTTTCAACGCCCGCAGCCGGAGAAGATTTACAGCCCGGCCGGGCTCCGGCGCAGAGTTACCAGGGCGGACATACAAGCACGTGATGAGGGCTTAAGCTTTTAACCAAATGCAAGCAGTTGATACCATTACGTAAATTTTCCTCGTTTTTCTGGTCAATGGTGCGATAGacgccaaaaaaaaaagagcgagGTGCACGAGGGGACCCCCTGTTATTTCGGGAAGGTCCTGTTATTCAGCGACTTAACCCGATCATTTTCAGTGTGTGACAAATGTGTCGGTTAAATTCCAGCGAATCCAGTAACAAAGTAACACTCGTTCGCGGTTTAATTTGCACAGGAAGTGGCGTGGAATACAGAGAAGACGATACGGTTAAGAGACACAGAGCGTCCCCGGCAGAGGCTAAGCTTTGCGCGTAATGACATTGCATGACATGTGAAATCCTCTTACAGGCCTGAAAATTCCGTGCTCTGCAACTGCACGATCTATTAAATGATTAAGCCAATACTCGACAAAATCACAATTGGTTTCATAACGTTTAAATGTTAACAGATAACCATTACTATGCACTGGAATCTATAGAAATGGTATAacctttgttttgtgcttttttGTGTTTGTAATAGCGTCCTGGTGGAAGTAAAGGctaatttttttcccagcacGCTGGGACAGCTTTAACGGTGAAAGGCTCCGTGTCCCAGGCATGGTGGAGCGGGTCTAGGGAAAATAATTTTGATAGCATCGATCCGTGCTTGTATTGTCCTGACATATAGTACGAAAAGAAGATTAGGATGACGGAGAATGGACTGCCCACCGCACCATTTATGTTTTCACATAAGTCAGATGTTGTGCCTATGTGCCTGTTGTTTTCTTTGGAGGGGGGCTATAGAAATAGATATACAAACGGGTGTCACAACGTCTGTGATTTTATTCTCCAGCGCTTCTTGTCTCGTATATAATCACTTCCCGGTCTCTCCGGCTATGACAAAAATGGGCGGTAATCTCCGTTTATTCGGCCTCTGTATTCTCACCGGGATCAATACCCGCTAGACACGTGTGTCACGTGCAGGACCTTCGGGGAGGTTTTACCGGGATGCGAGGAGGACCGAGTCTTGTAGCTTTTGTCTGATTGCGGCTGGACAGAGGGGGTGCCAGACTTTGTGTGTTCGGCCTGcacgtgtgtgtatctgtgtgtgtgtgattgggggtgggggggggggggggtagtggacGACTAGGCCATTGGAAttgctgggtgtgtgtgtgggggtgctgTTTCTGAGACGGAGGGAGAGGCCAGGGGAAAGGAAATCAATACAGATTCAGAGCGAGTCGTTCCAGCTTTAACCACGTacagcaaaggagcaggcatgTAACCTAGTCCTGCACCTGCACACATATgggactggggggtggggctgagCATGCAGCTGGGTGCCAGCCCACAGCACCGGGCTGGCGCAGTCACACCGGCCTCTGGAAGTCAGACCCCATAGGGCAGAAAAGGCCTAACGTCATACCACCCACGTGCCTGGGTTCGAGGGGGCACTTGGGGGGCAGATGGCAGCCCATCTTGCCCTCTCTCCCACTGTGACACCCTCTTTCCAGATTACAAAATAGAGTCTGTTTTtgcagcctgccccccccaatCTGCTTATCAATTATTAAAGTGCATATTGATCACTCCAACAGCCTCCCTGCACCTGCGTCTTGTTAAAATCAAACCTCTAAATTCCGCTGATTTTTACCCAAAATCTCTGACGCCCTGCATCTTCACCTTATCTGACTGCTCTCATTGTGTGATCCACATCTGTCCCAAACCCACCCCACTGATTCCTCTTCTCTGTACTGAAGTCCCCCTCCTAAGGGACACAGACTGGAGCCCAGTACCCTGTACCCTTGGGTCCTTTTCCCAGCCCAGTACGCTGCAGACATTTTAGTCTCCAGGGTGTCAAATACCCAGACCGGTGGAAGTGCGTATGACTGCCTCTCTTTTTGGCCACGAGTCTCTGCACAGAGCCCCAGGGGTGAAGGTAAAGCAGAGCTCTGTAAGCGATGACATCTCTGTTTAATGCAGTCCTCTCAAACCCTGAACTCAGCCCCCTACTGTGTATGCAGCCTTTTGCACATCCTCAAAGATTTGCTGCCGAACGGTGAGCCCCCATCCACCCACTTACTGAGGCTCAATCCTCCCTCTGCCCAGTCATGATGCTGTCTGGCCTCTCTTTGCCATGGGACACTTCCTGTTTATCTTCCTATGAATATTGTACTGTGAGCCCGGCTCTTTCACTTATTTCCTGTTTACATGAACAGCAATGTATGCATACAGAATgatattttttgtgtgtgtatccTGTTCCAGCGTCTCCATCTAAGATACTGTTTTTAATTCTCTTTTAGGCACGACGCAATGACGGCCATCAAAACATTAACTGAATATAACTATATATTAACTATATATAACTCTTTTCAGTAACACTCATGTTCACATTGTTTAGTTTGCGTTACTGGGTGTGAAGCCGCTGCTGTGCTCTGCTGAGGATTTAGCTTGCCGGCTAACAGCCTGCTATGTGCTAATGGTGGGAATGACTGTGAATTTACGTTGACCGGGTGTGTCTTAGCTGCTGAGCATCTCCTGGGTGTCAATGAGAGCTGTGGAgctggggggctgcagcttgacTCTGgcctaccacacacacacacacacacacacacacattcagcaTTCCTTTCCAGACTTCCCTAAGGTCCTCTGTCAGCAGTTAGGGTTTGTGGTGGGTAATCACATTTTTGGCTGTAATTGTGCTGCAATCTGGACTCAGGTGTTAATATCCCCCCGTTTCATCATAGCCCCCTGCGCTACATtcattaaaaatgcaatttgTTGGCTTGTTTTCAAGTCATAGTTGGTTTATGTTGGACTGAGCTCCAGCATGTGGAGGTGTGTGAATTtcatgcttgtgtgtgtgtgtgtgtgtgtgtgtgtgtgtgctctgtgatgcctTTGCCAGTGTTTGATCCACCCTGTCTTGGCACTTTAGGTGAAAGAACATCCTCATTGGCACAGGTGGTATATTGGGGGTGATTATGGTAATGGGGTGGATCCTGTGGACAGGTTTTGTCAGATATGGAGGTGGACTTTACCATTTTAAGGCCCCTCATCCTGTTTCCCTTTTCCAGACCCCTGTCGGTGAGAGCGCCAGAGCAGAATAATTGATAGATGAAATGGCCATCCTTATTGATCACTGCTTTATTGAACCCACCAAATACATTGAGATAGAGTGTGGAATTCAACACAGATGCGGGATGAATGATTTTCCATTTATAATACAATTTTATCACCCCCCCACCTAAATCCACCACCATCAGCTTTCTGCAGGATTCTTGCCTTCAGCCGAGCCGCGCACACCTGTTCATTCCGGCTCTCTGCTTCCGGTCGACGATATGTCGTGTATGAATAAGCGATTACCATTAGATCGGTTTGTTTTGGGCAGGCTGACCGGGGATTAATTTTGTCAAACAGCCGTCCTTAAGAAAGAGCGCCGTGTTAAGCGAACTACAGTTACGCGCTGGTGCCTCTATTACAGGCATGGCGCCTGTCCTCCAAGGTCGCAAATGCTAAAATTTTAGCAAACCCATCAGTATAATAAATATTAAGAGCGTTAAAGTTAAAATTACAGACATGTCACAGAAATGGAATTAACCCCGCAAAAACATGGTTTAATAAAGATAAAAACATTAAGTGTGACTGTTTTTGTTATATGTTTATTCCAAATTTGAACTAACCGATTTTAATACGCCTCTCTGACATTTCCGCTTTCCTCTGCGCGGATTATGACGATAGTCTCCCGATTGTCTCCCGACCAGCTGCTCCTAAAATCGGGATGCGAGTGCGATTACCTGTCGGTTCTCTTAAATGAGACGTAAAGCAATTCACCTGGGAGGCGTGACCCGCATAGTGAACACGAGTTACAACGGCTAGTCCTCTGACCCGCTCCCTTCCCGCAGCAAGTAATTCCCCCGCATCAACATGACTAATGAATTCATTTGGCACAGGTGATTAATTCGCTCGAGGTCCCCCAACCCCAGGCCCGAGCAGGCCGACCCCCACCTATTCTCATCCCACTATCTGAACGCCGTGAATGACCCTGTAAGCGTGAGACATTTCATGCGCTTATTGCACAATGAACGTCGCATTCTCTGCAGGTCCAGTGCCGCGTGCAGTTCAGTATCTTGCAAAGCTGCGTTTTGGTGCGATTTCTAAATTACCAAGGGAGGCAAATGAATTGATCTGCGTTACTGTGATGAATTCAGAATTGCAATTTGAATATATCGATTTAGGTATTCGGGCGAGTAGCGCCGACCCCCTCTTGGATCACAACCCCCCACCCGTAACCTACATATGCTCATGTAGTAATGCAATTTGAATACGGAGAGTGTAACCTAAATGTGCATTTTCTTCAGCATAGTTTCAGCAGGCAGCAAATGATAATTCCCACGTCAGTCCAGCCATTGGACTACGAAAAATCAGGCAGGGTCTAAGGGTGGACCATTGATTATTTGCCAATCAAGAGTCTGTCAAGATCAcgctaatatataattattaggtgATATGGCCGTTTCTATAAATAAggaggatgctttgtattgtaAGTTGTAGATGATTTCACGCTAATTTCAAGATGTAATGAAACTACACGGGAACCGCACTAATTATTTAAACGCATCTTgaaatataaacatttaaagCTTCCGACAGTTTGACAGCCGGCTCGCACATTTTATTTCCGGGAGTCGTTTACTATTCTGAACGACGAGAAGTGAATTGCTTTTTTATCGTGGCACGGAGGATACGGGGGTTTAAAAGCAGTACTATTTAAAGAGGACAattgtgtttaaatgtttaaatcttTATTTACCAGAGTCCCTGTAAAGGTGAAAAGAGCAGTTTACATTCCATTAAGTACCTTTCAATAGAGCATTGACTGCGACTAAAATATGCCAGAATACCTGGTTAATTAAACCTCTCAACAAAACGAAGGCTATTAAAATAATACGTGGCGAAGTTTTAATGGGTGGGCATTTTAAGCGGCCTACCCGGACCGCTATAGAATTCTGCTATATTTGTATTACCTTCACCTAAAACCGAAGTCTGTATTATTTCATGCATAGCCAAAAGTGCTGCATTAATCTCTTATCCCTTACTTGACATAtcttaatgtattttttattccGTTTGGCGATATTCCTTAATGATATAAttctatctgtgtgtgtgtgtgtataggacTTGGGACGGTTAAGGAATAAATCGCATTTCGTTTCTGTTGTCACTTGCGCCCATGTTCAGTCCCGCACTGGGACTTGGAAAAACTCCGATTTCCGTAGCTATTGATTCATTAACAGACCACGGTTCGTATCAGCTCCCAGATAGTTCCCGTTGCTTTATTAACAATTGATGACACGTCATAACACAAGCGTATCGTCTTATGAATCCTCGCCTGTCAAAAGTCAGCATAGATATTATCAGTGACAGATAAATGAATTCTAATGTTTAATTAGTCATAAATGTTTATGCTGTTTATATACGGATAGTATTACCTTCTCATCTACATTACTAATCGATACTGTTAAATTTTTTATAATACTGTATTTAAAATAAACCATTACCAAAATATATAGTCCGTTTAACGATTTCATTTTCCACTATACGGCACATCATCTTTAGTACCCTTAAAACATCTTtaactttaaatcctttacacCAAATTCTTATTTTAAACTTAATTCGGTTTTACCCGAAATTCGCATTAAACAAGCTCATTATTtggaaacatttatttttctttaccagcataatttttatttgctGTTCGGAATTAATGAACCGTTGTGAAAGTCAGGACCATAAAATTGGTTCATTCTGCTTTAATCCTCATGGCTTTTAAACAAATATAAACACCAGAGCAACAATACACGCGCTGATGCGCAATAATAACTATTCATAACTAGCAAATAAAAGTTACATTCGCGTTAAATTAATCGACTTTTCTCTACACGTTCAAATTGGTATTTGACACTGAATGATATAACAGataaaatattttacatttagaTATTTGCCGTAGTCCTATATTTGGCTACGCAACGTTATTTTATAAATCTatcataaatattttataatatcATTCATATACGGGTTACAGTATAAATACGAAAACTGCAAATATTGAaagtattatttatttcataatgTAGTGTAACGTATATTCTGATTTCTGTAGGCCTATACGAACCGGGATGCTTTTTAACATGCTTCTTGAAATCGGTAATTAGAAAAGCTCTAAACTAATTTAATAGAGGAAACGGGGCTGCAGTAGGGGCTTAAATTAAAAGCCGGAGAAATAAGTGTGGGTGGCTGTCTTTCAGATCTGAATCCGAAGTATTGATTGGTACTACTTTTAAAGGGGGAGCAGGGAAACTCCGCCATCGACCCGCTGGGAGGTCACGCGGCCTCCGACGCGCTTTCACCACCACCGGCTTGACTTGTTTGCGTCAGGCCGAGGAGATATGAGATGTTAGGGACCACGGAATGGGGGGGGATAGGCGGACGTGTCTGAAACACAAATATGACCTTTAGAATGAAGCTTGTACAGCgtaataaaagagatttcctcACCCATGGGGAGACCGCGCGGGGTATCATACATGACAGAAAATCGTTAGTTAAATGCTCAATATAGACCAGTGGCTTTGTCTGCAtgcatataattattattatcattattattattattaatattaataataataataataattattattatatttatagcaatgacaacaacaacaatgatgggcaacaacaacaataataaataataataatcattattattattgtaatagCAGTAGTTGTATGGCTATCCATAGCATTAGATTATTGTTATCCTCATCACAGTTGTACTCAGCTGTTAATTGGTACAGTGGTCATCTTCTCCTTTTCACATTTTTCCCTAGTAACTTCTCTTCCCTCTAAATCTGAAGCTGTTGCCCCCTCACTTGGCCAGATAAGCCTGAGCTGAACACCGGCACACTGCAGAGGCACAGACTAGACACAGTGCAGCTCATCCGGAGGCTGCAGGCTGCGGATTTGCCTCCATTTATGGGAGACGGGCGCACACATCCACACTCTCATGTCCTATTGATGCCCCCCATCAGTCCTTGCTTTACATATCTTTCATTAAAGGACCTGGCCGCTGATCCCACTTACCCGCCAGCCTGAGAGCCGACATGCGCTGGAATTCCGGCTCCTGCAGCCATTTCCACATCCGGCGGAAGGTCTCGCGGCCAGACTTTAGTTTACTCCACGGTTTGGGGTTGCGCAGTAGGTCGGACAGGGTGCCCTGAGAGCGGCACAGGATCCTCTGGGCAAAGATGGCCTGAGGGATGCTGTAGCGCTTCAGCTCGGCTGTGATGCGCTGCGCCACCTCCTTGGTGTTTATCTCCTCCACCTGTCCCGAGCCTCCTCCCTGGGCGCCGCCCGGCACCTGCCGCTCCCGCTCGCCCAGCATGGAGCCGTTAGCCTGCGAGTGCAGGTGGGGGTGCATGCCGTTCAGGTTGGACATCATGGCAGGCGGGTGCCCCCCAAGGCCACGGGCCAGGTGCTCCTCGCTGCGCGACAGCATGGAAGCGTGGGGCTCGAAGCTTGCTGGTGACAACATCTTGTCGTTGGAGAGGTGGGCCCCGGGGCCGTAAGCGGAGAgtgtctgctgggagttgtGCAACGAGCCAAGGCCGTTGGAGAGCGGGGACAGCGGTTGCCCCATGCCGGACATGTCCTTGGGATAATGCCCGTACAGGTTACCCATGGGCGCCAGCCCCCTGTCATCCCGCATGAGGGTGAAGCTGCCGCTAACGTTGCCCGTGGCGAGCCGTTGGTGTGCAGGGTGGTGGTGCGGGTGTGGGTGCGGGTGGTGGTGGAACTTCTCGGAGACGGTGGAGATTGGCGGCAGGTGCTGCAGGGGAGTCAGCGTGGTGTACGTGTTGCTCAGGCTCATCCCGGATTCGCACGGCATGGTCATGGCTGGGTGCAGGTGGCTGGAGAGCGCGTGTTCTGCGCGGTATTCCCCGGCACCCTCCAGGATCGAAGCCATGCTGGACACCATGGCCGGTCGGCCGTGCGTGACCAAGTTCCGATGCGACGCTGAGGACTGCCGCCCGTGAGGGGAGCTCATCAAGTCGCCTGTCTGGGAGTGAGGGACGCCGTGTATGTTGCCGATGTTTTCCATCGTAAGTTCCATCGCCGAACGAATCTTTATTTCCACCACCCGCCCTCCCCCGTCtctcgcttctctctcactcacacacaaagaCCGGCGCGCACTCCCCCTCTCCAGCGATAAATTTCTAACGATTTCAAAGCCAATCCATTGATTTTCAGTTGCCACCCCGCAGTCAATCCAGCATGGTCCGCCGAGCCGATTCCGTTCCGTCCGTGAGAAAAATCGCTCTCCCCCGTGTACTACACGTACGGCCGGCGCGATGTGCGGTAAGCGTGCGTGTTTGTGAGTGTCTCATCCGCCGTGAAACAGCGCTGCTACTGGGAACCGCTGCTGCTCCAGTGTCGGTGAGCGTACGCGCTCCTGAGCCTATATGCGCGCTGCCGCGCCTTTTAAATCACCTGACGTCACCTGGACGCCACGCGAATGGCCTTTGCTGCATGTTTGACCCACAAAACGGCGCCTGCtttgaaaaatacattttaaaaacgagCAGACCGGACACCCCAAGCGTGAATTTCCAGGTAGGATTGCGGAGGGGGAAAATCGTCTTTAATAAATTTGAGCCGCAGACAGGTCATGagctacacaaaaaaaaacgacTAAAGTGTTTCTGTCGTGTGTTGTTGTACATGAACAACTATAATTTAAAGTATTCGAGAAAATAAAACACCGGGATATGTCGCATACAATAATCATATATCATATACAATATAATTCTTAAATGACATGGAATGGGGCATACAAGTAGTTCACTACCTCTGCAATATGGTGGTTCATTCGTGTTGACACAACTGGTAATGAATCAAGGGCACGAGTGATATAATATATTTCTGAGTATATTTTGATGAGTTCAAAACGCTATTTCGAATGTTACTGTGATAGTTCTTTCACAAAGTGTGAATTTTCGC
This genomic interval from Brienomyrus brachyistius isolate T26 chromosome 21, BBRACH_0.4, whole genome shotgun sequence contains the following:
- the LOC125716663 gene encoding one cut domain family member 2-like produces the protein MELTMENIGNIHGVPHSQTGDLMSSPHGRQSSASHRNLVTHGRPAMVSSMASILEGAGEYRAEHALSSHLHPAMTMPCESGMSLSNTYTTLTPLQHLPPISTVSEKFHHHPHPHPHHHPAHQRLATGNVSGSFTLMRDDRGLAPMGNLYGHYPKDMSGMGQPLSPLSNGLGSLHNSQQTLSAYGPGAHLSNDKMLSPASFEPHASMLSRSEEHLARGLGGHPPAMMSNLNGMHPHLHSQANGSMLGERERQVPGGAQGGGSGQVEEINTKEVAQRITAELKRYSIPQAIFAQRILCRSQGTLSDLLRNPKPWSKLKSGRETFRRMWKWLQEPEFQRMSALRLAACKRKEQDQHKDRSLGPKKQRLVFTDLQRRTLIAIFKENKRPSKEMQLTISQQLGLELNTVSNFFMNARRRCVDRWQDEHSASPAQPGTSAPTFSKA